A genome region from Eurosta solidaginis isolate ZX-2024a chromosome 2, ASM4086904v1, whole genome shotgun sequence includes the following:
- the LOC137239280 gene encoding uncharacterized protein, giving the protein MKFFTILFLLALAALVADAYPGNCCGGNGQPGGRGAGRGSQPGGGQPGGGQPGGGQPGGGQPGGGQPGGGEPDGVGAGRGGQPGGGQPGGGQRGVGGAGRGGQPGGGQPDGVGAGRDGQSSGGRGGGSGPGAQSGGRGSGRVGQSDVGGSGSGDKSGVGSQLSRGNSCFGNSDGNDSDGDMYWY; this is encoded by the exons ATGAAATTCTTCACTATACTTTTCCTATTAGCTTTGGCAGCACTCGTGGCTgatg CCTACCCTGGGAATTGTTGCGGTGGTAATGGCCAGCCGGGTGGTCGTGGAGCTGGACGTGGTAGTCAGCCTGGTGGTGGCCAGCCTGGTGGTGGCCAGCCTGGTGGTGGCCAGCCTGGTGGTGGCCAGCCTGGTGGTGGCCAGCCTGGTGGTGGAGAGCCGGATGGTGTCGGAGCTGGACGTGGTGGGCAGCCTGGTGGTGGCCAGCCTGGTGGTGGTCAGCGGGGTGTTGGCGGAGCTGGACGTGGTGGGCAGCCTGGTGGTGGCCAGCCGGATGGTGTCGGAGCTGGACGTGATGGCCAGTCGAGTGGTGGACGTGGTGGCGGATCTGGACCTGGTGCCCAGTCGGGTGGTCGCGGATCTGGACGTGTTGGCCAGTCAGATGTTGGCGGATCTGGTAGTGGTGACAAATCTGGCGTTGGTAGCCAGTTAAGTCGTGGAAACTCGTGTTTTGGCAATTCTGATGGTAACGATTCGGATGGTGACATGTATTGGTATTGA